The genomic interval aatgaattattgtaTTGAATATATGAATTAATATGTGTAAGTCATTGAGGTTCCCACCCTGTTTCAACCATAGTGGAGTTGTTTATCCACATCCACGTTCCTTGtgactgatttttttgtagACCCATCCAGCACCCGTTCTCCCACCACAAACTGGAACCAGAGGTtgcttttggaatgttttcACTTATAagtatctggagaaaaaaaagaaaaattgagtTACAACTGAACCGTGACTTTGCAGGGTGTTTATAATGTTAATTGGATTGAAACTGGTACACACTGGTCAATCTTGCAAACCACTAAATAAAGGAAATAATGGAGTAATTCTTTACTTAACGGGACATTTGTGAATGAGTAAATATACAGAAATTAGCATCATTATCTGCAGTAAGGGTGTAATTCAGAAATTTCATGATTACACGGATTCTGTGGAcagttatattattttataaagATTGCGTCAGTAAATTTGGTTCAGGCACCTTTGGTTGATTTAGTATCGTACATATTTAACACAATCAGTGCCATTTCCCCTTAAGCAGGGGtcctcaaacttttttttctcagaaatctgcttttcaaggagccaactttgcGCAATCTGTCCGTTTTCCCCCCCGAGCccatgacaaagctcagcagttatgtatacTGATGATATATCTGATGCCAGTAAGACTCAACATAGTGTAGGCAAGTAGCAATCGTAGTTGGACTGGCAATGGCGCTGTTTCCGAGCTCAAGTCCCATACAAAATTTTactacaaatccaatccttggatcaaatcttactgtcatgtaatctaccaatagtaccttagcgATCGACATATTGAGCACCCTAGCCCTaaagtaataaaaacaaatacacagtAATTTAGATTTTCAATCAACAGTATCAATCAGACTAATTAATTGTTACACCATTAGAACATGGcagaattgttgttgtttttctactGGTAGCTCGTCCATACAAAGTTACTGAGGGTATCCAATTCTGCATCGTCACGACTGTGCCCCAGAGCAAGGCAAGGGACCAGATAAGCAATGTATACAAAATGGATAGATAGAATACTAATTTGTATGAAACACAAAGTCAATTGTGTGGACTGAATTCAATCATAATATTACAAGTgctatatattttcttttgacCTGTTCCTGCATGTTGTCGATGACTAATAGATCTCCACCTCGACCAATGCAATCTGCTCTGCTGTCTGGCCAGTTCTTTTTGGCTTCGGGTTCAGGCAGAGAAAAATAATAGCAGGTTGATTTGAGAAGGGTCCATCCTGATGGACATCTTCCACAGTTTTGTTCTGTTGCAACAAAATACAGAGTCCATCTTGGGGATTAATTCATAACTTGATTCATAGTTTAGCTGAACGGTGATCTCAGGTtaccaataatatttttttcagcagtTAATGCATCCTTTTCTTTATGAAGTTCTTCAACTTGTCTCCAAAGGGTGTCACTTATTCTCGTTTCTTGCTTCAGTTTCAGTGTGAGTTGAATGTTGACTTCCTGTTCTTTAGCAAATGATGCCTCTGCATTCTGTTGCGCTTTGAGGGACTTACTGTGGTTGCGTAGATAACTACGCTCAATTAGAAGGGATGAGGCAACTGAGTCTGGAGTCAGAAGGTGATCCTCATTAGCGCCAGCACCTGTAgctcaaaaaaattataataatggtaacgtattttcacaactataaggcacaTTTAAAAGTCctaaattttctcaaaaatagacatatatggaaaaaaattaaaatgtgtcattcattgagggtgcgccttataatgcggtgcgccttatagtcgtgaaaatacggtagtttaatTTTTGATACTGTggattttaaaataatgaacattttataaCTTGTGACCCTGCCATTCAATTAGTCTAGATTTGCAGTGCAGTGGgtgtttataaaatatatattaaaaaaaaaacataacttaaTAATCATCTCTAATGATAGTATAATATTATAATGACCATAGTAGATAATGATGGTTTCAAGCCTTCCCAGTTAAAACAGATGGGACACCTGGCAccgtaaatggcagccaaatagTTAAATGTCTTTCAAGGGTTAAAAGCAGTTGAAGGAATGACACCTTACTAAGTTTTGAATAAACTActacgtttgtttgttttttaaatactaaataaattagagtggtttgcgcgtcgacctcacagttctgcggttgagggttcgatgccAGCGGGTCctagctgtgtggagtttgcatgttctcacagggcttccgtgggttttctccgggtactccggtttccttccacatcccaaaaatatgcagggtaggctggttaaaaaaatctaattcggACATTTAGCACccacaatggcagcaaatgtgtTAATTGAGTGTCTTGTAAAATGTTAAGACTATAGTCTAAAACATGAGACTTTACTTTAAGCAAATGAAGATAGATTATATCATTGTTATATCATTactcacacaaaatgatgagaaCAACAGCAGTTATTAGTAGTACAGCATTGAGCAGGCCCAAAAGTAGAAGAGTCACCCGATGGTGTGGAACCAAAGCTCCcgctgtaaaaaaatattttgataatgaTCCTCGGGATTAAAGATAGCGAAGACAACTCTGACCTCAACTTGTTCGCATACTTTGTGTCCAAACATAAAACAGATACAAATTTTAACGTCAGCTTTACCTCGTTGAATTTTCAGAGAGCGTGAATGCCGATCTGTGTGAAACTTCTCAGaaatatttggctttactgGAGTTCCCACTCCTGGCTCTGGCTGCGACTGAGTGCTCTCCATTGTACTTTGATGCAAGTGGTCCATATTGATCTGGTCAACTAGTGAtaaggtttgtgtgtgtgtgtgtgtgtgtgtgtgtgtgtgtgtgtgtgtgtgtgtgtgtgtgtgtgtgtgtgtgtgtgtgtgtgtgtgtgtgtgtgtgtaggtgtgtgtgtaggtaTGTGTGTTGTCATGAGTTGAATTAAAGTAACAGTAAGGAACCGTTTTGATTGATGTCATGAAAAGAAAGCTTTTCGATAGATGTCATGAAAATAACATCGTGTGACCTATAAGCGTATAGTGACATTGTTGTTAGTATCATTTTAGGACCGCCAACGTTAAAATGATTACCTTATGGTCCAGTCAGACTAGATATAAGAGGCAGAAGTATAttgaaatacagtatatatatctTGTATAGTACTtgcttttttctaattttaggatattttatttagaatttgtTAAGATGTTGGGAGAATTTCTAGATTCAAAGTATACATTTTGCTAGTTACATAAATGTCACAAAGTACCTAGTTTGAGGGACTTTTTTCACTGTGCATTACATTGGGGATTTTTCACAAATCCATTTCCCCTACTTTTACAGTCAATACTAATCCAAGTAGTGGAGAAGTTTTATTTGTTACACAACGCTGCGCAGTTCTGATGCACATAATCACTTTATTCTCCATTGTGTAATCCAAATTTATTTTGCACCTCAGCAACAGCAGAATGCATGAGATCAGAAAACATGAATGTCTTGCCTAATATCTGTTTATCAACACGCAAGACTTCAGAACTTAGATTTTCACTCCTTGAAACTATTTATAAAAACATCGGACCCTAACCaaagtgacacttttttttttttacatcaaattACCTAATTGACGActataaacgtccaatccatttcaagtgggagccggcagcgaatgaacgaataTTTGCATGGATGGACGTACAAatgataaattaatttaaattcccccaagaataaatgaaaataccTACATTACTAATCGTGTATTaaatttttgaaataattattttttgctAAAGTATATTAAATTTAGTATATTTTAATACTTACTGTACTTTTGTTACCTCTGATAACGGATACCCTAAATCTAACTTCCGGTTTTGCAAGTAAACTTGAGCAATGCCACTGTCGAGTTTGAGGCTCGCGTCAAATGACTTTGGACAAGTGTGAACTTGTGACACATTCTTGAGATTTATGTGTTGTATAAACATATTAATATGATTTTAACATGGTGGCGCAATTGCGCTGTCAGTCAAGAGCTAAGGGAAATAGAGCGACCTCTTTGACTAGTACATTTACCAAACTTTCGTAGTAAAACACACCAAGTGAAAGTTGAAGTGGAGGCGTTTATTTTGAAGGTGTAAAAAGTTTGCGCAACTCGTTTCACTACCGTTTCTTGACGCTGTAATAACTTCCACGCATTTTCTCCCTTCTCGGTTCTTTTCCCCTCAGTATTAAGACTTAAAACTTAACTCGATTTCAAATTGTACTCGCTAGAGTTTTCTTTTCCGCGTGACATGTGTGACTTGTGACGCTTTTGAAGTGAGACGTGTTTCCTAAAGAGTTTTCGAGTCAGGCAGGCCTGCTGGTGTTCTTTTGCCATCAGTGCAGCTGGTGGCTAACACAGAAATGTCACTGGCCGAGTACGAGAGACATTTCGACTCGCTTAATTCGGATTTGGCCAGCGGGTCTGTGTTAAGCGAGCGTTCAACATCGGCCACGTTCAATGGCGAAGAGGCCAAGTTGCATTACATTCCCATTCGGATCCTGGGGAGGGGGGCGTTCGGCGAAGCCACGCTGTACAGAAGAACCGAGGTGAGCTCATCCTCTCCTTTCCGCTCCACTTTGCTTACTGCTGAGCAACTGTTGACTGGAGAAAAGACACTCAGTCAACACGTTGCTAAGCAACAATCTCACTTCTTGTAGAATATTTCAGAGTAGACACATTTTAAGAGCCGGGTAAAAAAGCATCTGGATCTATAAATGTGTCATTTAgataatgtaataaaaaaaatagaatctaTATGCCATAATGAATTAATCACTTGCCCGTCTTAACCCTTTATAAGCAAGTGAACATTTTTACTACACTACATTAAGgccaggtatttttttttaatttcatttcatcttctgagccgctttatactcactagggtcgcggggggtgctggagcctatcccagctgagttcagGCCAAAGGTGGTGGACGCCCTGAAATGGTGGcttgccaatcgcagggcataaggagacaaacaaacaaccattcacactcacactcatacccaggggcaatttagagtgtcaaatcagcctaccatgcatgtctttggaatgtgggaggaaaccggagtacctggagaaaacccacgcaggcccggggagaacatgcaaactccacacaggtggaccgacctggatttgaacccaggaccccagagctgtgaggatgacgcgctaaccactaaaaAGGCCAGGTATATaaggtgtaaaataaaatgagttaaaaaaaagacttattttGATAtgtaagtattaactcattgactgccaatgacggcaatagacTTCCAAAACAATTTCACTAGGAGAGGCTGGCAGTACAGTATAGCTGCAAGCCTccacagtcaaaatgaattggacatctatcaccgtcaatggcagccaatgagtccaCTGAGTGACCTATATAGTGTTGACTAGTCGAAAACGTGCACATctgtatatacacaaatatttgcattactgaaacatacaaaaaaaaacatgaatttgttttcctgctttttttaaaaccattgcTGGACTAGTAACATTTTTAGGCCAGTCTTGAACCTTTGATCGCAGTCCCCGTGCTGCTActcataaatgaataaaatgttaatttaaaaaaataatacaataagaATGAATTAATAGCACCGCAGTGTTGTGATAacaatgttgttcatccagCAGCCTGGCTTTAAGATGAGGATTCTCATTCCTCATTATTCTCACTTCATCGCTGTATAAAGTAAACATTAATATGAGACTCATGATATAAATTCCCCATGGAAACGTATTACCTATTTGCAGCTAACTCCCTCTCCCTTCCCCAGGACAACTCCCTGGTTGTGTGGAAGGAGGTGGACCTGAATTCTCTTTCTGAACGTGAGCGAAGGGATGTCATGAATGAAATAAGCATTCTATCTATTCTGGAACACAACAATATCATTGCCTACTTCAATCACTTCATGGATAAAAACACCCTTCTCATCGAATTGGAATATTGCAACGGTAAGCGATACTAGGTTGTTGATTTTATTGACTAAGAGTGACTAAAAGTTGAATAACTTTGTCGCTTCAGGGGGGAATCTTTATGACAAAATCGTCCAACAGAAGGGGAAACTTTTTAATGAGGAGGTAAGCGAAgctcaaatgaaaatatttggacACCTGCTCCCAAACACACATATTTAGTCGCCCTTTTTTTACCTGCAGGTTGTTATTTGGTACTTGTACCAGATTGCCTCAGCTGTGGTCCACATTCATAAGGCTGGCATTTTACACAGGTGAGATCCTCATATGAGGATGACTCTAAGATGTTTAAGGTCCATCCTCATGCTTGTTTCTCCGCAGGGACATTAAAACTCTGAACATTTTCTTAACCAAGACCGACCTTATCAAGCTTGGGGATTATGGTCTTGCAAAGAAGCTCGGCTCTGAGTTTTCCATGGCAGAAACGGTATGTGTCCATTTGTTTCACGGTGCCGCCAAAATGAAATTGGGGACACTTTGAATACACTTGTATGCaatcctttcctttttttgttttgtctagtGTGTGGGAACTCCATATTATATGTCACCTGAGCTGTGCCAGGGATCAAAGTACAACTTCAAATCTGACATCTGGGCAATGGGTTGTGTACTTTTTGAAGTCTTAACTCTTACAAGAACATTTGATGCAACGGTAGGACTTTGTCACATTTTGTAATAGCTTTATCAACGTGTAGTTTTTGACCACTTTACATCCTTGCAGAATGCACTGAACTTGTGTGTAAAGATAGTCCAAGGAAACTGGACTATGGATGTGAATCGTGATGTTTATGGAGCTGGATTGATCAAGCTAGTCTATGAGTGTCTCGATCAAGTGAGTGGTTTGCTTAAATAGGACATTGTGTTAAATTAGCAGGTTCGAAAAGCATGCCTCAAcgtttttatcatcattttcTTTGGCAGGATCCTGCAAAGAGACCAACAGCGGAGCAGATTCTCGAGCAGCCGGTCCTCTCCTGCTCCCGACAGTAAGTGGGAAGGTTCTTTGAATGTAAAAAGATGTCCATGACAAATTTGTAACACTGTTTATCTCTGGCAGGGAGCTTGAAGACCGAGTGGCTCTTCTGAACTCTGCAATGAAGAGACCAAAGTAAAATTAATATGCTGTTTACTGTTGCTTCCTTAGTACTATTGCCCTAACGAATAGAGTGGATCTTATTGTTCCGTCTTATAGGCTTAGCACGGTGACTGATACCCCTGTTGCCGTAGTGACCACACGATCAAGGGATGTGTATTTCTGGGGCGGAGGCAAGTTCACGCCCCAGAAACTGGACACCTTTAAAGGGGGCAGCAGTGCCCAGCATGTGTGTGCCGGAGAGAGTCACTTTGCAGTGGTGACGGTGGAAAAAGAACTCTACACTTGGGCAGTAAGTGAGATCACAATGAAGCCTCATTTATCGGAATGGAAGTTCCTTGAAGAAAGCCAGACACTATAGTTTCATTTTATGAACGTTCGCTGTATTCATCCTCAAAGCAATTGATGGAATAACAAGAAATGTTGTAATGTTCTCAAAGTGAGAATTGAAATAACGCAGGGAAACACTGTGAAACGTGCTATAGATGCATTCATAGGCGTGTGTGTTTTCCTCAGAATGTTCAAGGTGGCGCTAAGATGGTGGGTCAACTTGGACATGGAGACCAAGCTTCCTACCGGCAGCCAAAAAGGGTTGAGAACCTCCAAGGAAAGGCCATCCGACAGGTGGGATGTGGCACTGACTTCACTGTCTGCATTACGGGTGAGCCCACAACCGCTCGAAGTAAAGGGAAAAGAGAAATGGACAACCTATCTTGTATGTATTCAACTGGGTTTCTGATGCAGATGAGGACCAAATGTACACGTTTGGGTCAGACTATTATGGCTGCATTGGCGTAGAGGGAGCCATGGGAATGCAGATCCTGGAGCCAGTGCTTTTGGAGTTTTTCGAGGAGAGGCCGGTCCGTCAGGTTTCTTGTGGAGACAATCATGTGGTGGTGCTCACCCACAGTGGAGATATCTTTTCGTGGGGCTGTGGAGAATATGGTATGAAGCTAGTGGATGTCTTTACTATGTATGCCACTTTACAGGGAGTCCTCGAATTATGACCAAGTTCCATTTCTACACTGGCAACCTCATCCAAACCCACATTTTCCCAATAAAGTCGAAATTTATGGCAAAATACAAAGTAAAATATATTAAGATAATAAGAGTCTGTACCTAATATTATTGTTAAAAGGTGGATGGAAACTTAGAGTTTCCAATAGTTTATTTGCAATTGAGAAGACAGAACAGGACTATTGAAAACACAAGCAAAACGCAACTCGTCCGcccctccctctctttctctagTCAGAGACGTAGTGTGTTTAGGGGAAGCCCAGAAAATACAGAACTAAACACATCAACATTGCATAAGCTAAGGCGAAGGGGACTTAATGGCTGAAGAGCCACGGGGGTGGTAAAGTCGAAACGCAGTGGTTTGAGGACATCGTAATCCGAGGACTCCCTGTGATGTGTTTTGTAATGCTCAATACAGCCAGTAGATGGCGAGATTGGCttctttgaaacaaaaaaaaacactataagGCTCCTTTTGCCACATTATCTTCTATATCTTCCACTTCTAGGGCGTTTGGGCTTGGAATGTGAAGATGATTTTTCTTCTCCAATGCAAGTAAGACATACCCCTGGCTGAAGCTACTTTTGTGCCATAGttgtacatttgtttttgtttttcactccTAGGTGGAGCTCCCAAAAAGTGCCATAATCTCATCTGTATCATGTAGCAGTGATGGAACCTTCTTCTTGACAGACACTGGCAAAGTCCTAGCATGTGGGAACAATGAATTCAACAAATTAGGTCTGAATCAGGAATTTTCTGGTCTCAAGAACCACCCCGGAGAGGTACTAGCTTACCGAACAGAAAAGTGATCTATAATTATAAAGCAATATGAGCAGCTCAGAAGATGAATTTCAAAACTTTGCACCAACAAATAATGTTCTACATAACCAGTTATGATTGATTCATCAATTTGCATTAGTCCAAATTACAGGgcatttttaatgcattttttttactgtcactTCAGGGTTGCCAGAGTATCGTATACACCACCACAATGACTTTGGCAAAGCAGCTGTCACGCTTCAAGATCCAGACTATAGCTCCTGGGAGGCACCATacagctgccattgatggtactGTAATTTTAAAAGAACATTAATTTCCAGGGCTGGGTGGGTTATATGATCGTGGTTGTTGATCGAGAAAATTTTTAGGTCCATGTCTGTGGTGAGCCGTGACATATTGACCAATCAAACATGGGGCAAATGCAGCCTAACTACATTTTGGAATCCATAACGGAAAAAAATGctgccaaaaaaatgacattaattcGCTATCAATTAAAATAGCAGTATGTTGCCGCATTTAACTCTGACGACAGTAGAAAGTTAAACACAAACGTCTTGATAGTGTTCATGGACAAGAAATATGTATAACAACAATCATAGGGCATTTGTACGCTGCAAAGCGAATGTTATATCAACAAACCATTATTCAGTATCAACAAACCATTATTCAGACTGATTCTACTCTTAACTGTCAGAGCAAAACCAATAATGTTTTCAggtaaatgaaaatgttaaacaaTCTAGTGTGTATTTGTTATGCCTGTAAGGGCAGgttattttctttcttcaatttgtatgttttttttaccttgtacacagtaagaaaaaaactgaattctgagccataGTCCGTCGTGTCGGTAATTGAATTTCTTCTGTTttcttacatatttattttatttgacataTTTCTTTTATTGTTGACTTTATATATTTGGAATTTTTGGTCTGCCTTTGTCAATAGTGACTGTGTGACGTGGTGTTTGAGACAGGCAATAATAATTAATTGATCTTAATACTTACACAATATGAGGACAAACATTTAACTATTCTCTAGTAACTAGTAGAGAGTAGTTAAATGTATTGAAAACATAAGGAACTCGATTGTAGTTCTATGTTTTCATTGCAAGCTCTTTCTTAGAATTTGATCGCCCAGCCTTAAATTATTCCTCCATTGTTAAATCTTATATTAATCCAACAGCGCGGGGCCGCCTCCTCACATTCGGATGCAACAAGTATGGACAATTAGGTGTCAAAGACTTTAAGAAACACCAATGTGTGCAAGTCCTGGTTGGACCATTTGGGGGCAAGATAGTCACCAAAGTTTCCTGCGGTGACGGCTTCACGATTGCAGCCACGGAGGGTAAGACTATGCAGGTAAACATTGCATTTCAATGTTACTGGCATGAAGTGTATGGAcagtcccccttttttttcttgcagacAACCAGATTTTTGCTTGGGGGAATGCAGGCAATGGGCGACTTGGAATGCCTGCCGATAAGGGATTTGGTTCAGAGGTTTGTCCTGCCATGCCAAGGCCCATTTTCGGATCACTCCATCATGTACCAGACCTTTCTTGTCGTGGCTGGCATACTATTATAATCATGGGTCAGTCATTTCAATTATTCACCTCAATGATGTAGTCATGATGTAATAGTAGGACCTTGTCTGACTGGCTCTTGTCTGTTTGCAGAAAAAGTGCTCAACTCTAAGACCATTCGCTCGAACAGCAGTGGATTGTCCATTGGAAGTggtaatttttttcttgttttttgccTGGAGTTTTCTCTAACtttttaatgtatatataatgtttGTCGGTTTTCTGTGTCCGTTGTAGGGATTAGCCAGGATGGTTCCATTGCCACAGTTGATCTGGAAATGGAGCCTGATCCAGAGACGGAATCTCAAGACCGGGGGCTTGGAGGTACAGCTGAAGTGGATATTGATGCTTGCAACTTGGAGACGCCGATGATGTCCATGACCAACCAGACTGGGAACAGCTCATGTCCTTTCTGGCTTAGAAAGGTTCGTTTATCATCGAAAAGGAGCTTCAAATTTTCAGTGGATTTCTAACAAATGCGCAGAGTGTACACATTTTCACAGACAATGAAATAGCAAGCATCTTTCGCTAATTCTGCCCATACAGGAGCTCGAGGATGCCGAGTTTATCCCAATTCCACCGGACTCAGATCTTCCTCCTGACCAGCTCCCATCTCTTTCAGAAAGCACCACTCTACCATTTAGTGAGCTGAAGGAGCTAAAGGCTGTTGCAGCAGCTGTCAGCAATGAGCATGATCTATCGGTAATTTCCACtacatgttttgcactattttTGGGACCGTCAATTCTTGTTTTCTCCAACTCGAGGACCAAGCATTCTTAAAATGCCCGAATTATACTGCAATATTAATGATGGTCAGTCGCAGACCTATACTTTTTCCTATCTTAGACGCTTATTCCAAAATGAAGAATTGATTGAAGGATTAtgtcaattattttttcaagTTAAACAAAATTTGGTTGATGTGTAAAGTTTCTTTGTACATATTGAAGTATTGGGATGTAAAGGTGAACGCTATTGGTTGTCTTCCCTCAGACTACGTGTATGTGTGATGACAAACTGAACGACCCCACGGAGGATAGCTTTAGCCAAGTGGGCTCGAGCGCGTGCTGTAGAGCGAGTAGCGACGTGGCAGAGGTAATGTAGCAACTTGTTTCACATGTCGAATAACAAGGACACCCTTGTGATCACCTTATTCCTTTCATAGTTACGAGAAATTGTCACTCAGCAAGAGATGAGGATCCAGATACTGGAGAAGCAGGTAAGATAAAAGCTGTTCTGGGGTTGCTGAATATTGGCAGGAATTGAAATATGTCAGTGTACACTGTACATTCAGAAAATCCCAAACTTCCTGAATATGACATTTCCAAAGAAGATGCTGGTCATGCAAAAACAGGTCTTTTCAGCTTCTGGAAATTGTTAACAGACCCTTGCAACATGGATCTGTTCCTTATCGTACTAATCCATGAGGAGATAATCGTGAATGAATGGACTTATCATGCTAAAAAAATTGACTGTTTTTCTCTGTTGCTTCCCATCATGATCGTAGGTCAGTGACCAgcgaaaagaaaatgaaagactGTTGGCAGCATTCAACCGGTTCTCACTACTGGAAGCCAGATGTGACAATAACGGAAACCACTGCGACGGTCACGTGCCTAATAATGAGGCAGGGGGACGAGCATCTGGATTCACATCACACGGGGGCCGACCTACTGGTTCCAGCTTGTGAAACCCAGTCTAGAGATGCCGCTCTTGATCGGTGACATGACTAACCTCTGCATTTTAGGAATACATCGGAGATGTGAGAATATGAAGCCCACTTGCAGATGTGACGCCCGCCTCACACAGTTAAACGTGTCATCTAAGTCATTATGTACATTATTTAACAGAGCActaagttgcatttttattttgatgctCATACATAATTGTTCTCATGCAGTTATGCACAGGCTTCCTAAAGACTGAATTGTTTGCTGGGTTCATCATAAGGCGTCCGACAATCTTAGTGTTATTCCATCCACAATGTGAATATGAAGTCCTTTGTTTTCTGGTGATTTTTGTTTACTTGTTATGTCACCCTTTGCTTTTGTACTtgcatgttttcttttgttcatCCGGCCTAACCTTTTAAAATGCGAAAATGTGTGGCCCTTGAATGGACTGTTTGTGTGTGATTAAATGACCTAGattagatacaaaaaaaaaaatcaactgattTCCACAAATTTGTGTGATGGGGGTGCATGAGCTGAGCGGGAAAAATGACATCTTGGTTAAAAACCTAAACAGGACTTGTCAGAGAACACTTGTGAGtgcttttgtttgtgttttaatattgaacatgtcGTACACAGTTAATGTAGTTTCAGACCCTCTGAATGAAAGCTGGAAGTCACCACTTTCAGTATCACCAATGTTGTGTCACTGTCATCTGGTTAGTATGGGGAGTCGCGGGATTTACCCCGAAAGGTTTTACCAGAATATTTTAAGAGCTAAAAGCTATATCCTGAGAAATCTGGGGTGTTTGTAACTTGATACTTcacatgaaaatatgttttgaaaaaaaatgtgcatgtatttttttagcataTTCTTAGATAAAACTACTGACGAGGTAACGGtagattgtttattttattgccCTTCATTTGTGGCAGTACAAGTCTGCTATTGTT from Stigmatopora argus isolate UIUO_Sarg chromosome 15, RoL_Sarg_1.0, whole genome shotgun sequence carries:
- the LOC144090379 gene encoding uncharacterized protein LOC144090379 isoform X1, coding for MDHLHQSTMESTQSQPEPGVGTPVKPNISEKFHTDRHSRSLKIQRAGALVPHHRVTLLLLGLLNAVLLITAVVLIILCAGANEDHLLTPDSVASSLLIERSYLRNHSKSLKAQQNAEASFAKEQEVNIQLTLKLKQETRISDTLWRQVEELHKEKDALTAEKNIIEQNCGRCPSGWTLLKSTCYYFSLPEPEAKKNWPDSRADCIGRGGDLLVIDNMQEQILISENIPKATSGSSLWWENGCWMGLQKNQSQGTWMWINNSTMVETGYWREQQPSIIGPQSGDCAAFFYFTDTRKTWYNGNCQEHLYNWVCEMVAKPLNV
- the LOC144090379 gene encoding uncharacterized protein LOC144090379 isoform X2 translates to MDHLHQSTMESTQSQPEPGVGTPVKPNISEKFHTDRHSRSLKIQRAGALVPHHRVTLLLLGLLNAVLLITAVVLIILCAGANEDHLLTPDSVASSLLIERSYLRNHSKSLKAQQNAEASFAKEQEVNIQLTLKLKQETRISDTLWRQVEELHKEKDALTAEKNIIEQNCGRCPSGWTLLKSTCYYFSLPEPEAKKNWPDSRADCIGRGGDLLVIDNMQEQILISENIPKATSGSSLWWENGCWMGLQKNQSQGTWMWINNSTMVETGYWREQQPSIIGPQSGDCAAFFYFTDTRKTWYNGNCQEHLYNWFAVMSP
- the nek9 gene encoding serine/threonine-protein kinase Nek9; protein product: MSLAEYERHFDSLNSDLASGSVLSERSTSATFNGEEAKLHYIPIRILGRGAFGEATLYRRTEDNSLVVWKEVDLNSLSERERRDVMNEISILSILEHNNIIAYFNHFMDKNTLLIELEYCNGGNLYDKIVQQKGKLFNEEVVIWYLYQIASAVVHIHKAGILHRDIKTLNIFLTKTDLIKLGDYGLAKKLGSEFSMAETCVGTPYYMSPELCQGSKYNFKSDIWAMGCVLFEVLTLTRTFDATNALNLCVKIVQGNWTMDVNRDVYGAGLIKLVYECLDQDPAKRPTAEQILEQPVLSCSRQELEDRVALLNSAMKRPKLSTVTDTPVAVVTTRSRDVYFWGGGKFTPQKLDTFKGGSSAQHVCAGESHFAVVTVEKELYTWANVQGGAKMVGQLGHGDQASYRQPKRVENLQGKAIRQVGCGTDFTVCITDEDQMYTFGSDYYGCIGVEGAMGMQILEPVLLEFFEERPVRQVSCGDNHVVVLTHSGDIFSWGCGEYGRLGLECEDDFSSPMQVELPKSAIISSVSCSSDGTFFLTDTGKVLACGNNEFNKLGLNQEFSGLKNHPGEGCQSIVYTTTMTLAKQLSRFKIQTIAPGRHHTAAIDARGRLLTFGCNKYGQLGVKDFKKHQCVQVLVGPFGGKIVTKVSCGDGFTIAATEDNQIFAWGNAGNGRLGMPADKGFGSEVCPAMPRPIFGSLHHVPDLSCRGWHTIIIMEKVLNSKTIRSNSSGLSIGSGISQDGSIATVDLEMEPDPETESQDRGLGGTAEVDIDACNLETPMMSMTNQTGNSSCPFWLRKELEDAEFIPIPPDSDLPPDQLPSLSESTTLPFSELKELKAVAAAVSNEHDLSTTCMCDDKLNDPTEDSFSQVGSSACCRASSDVAELREIVTQQEMRIQILEKQVSDQRKENERLLAAFNRFSLLEARCDNNGNHCDGHVPNNEAGGRASGFTSHGGRPTGSSL